CTTTAAAATATGATGGTTCAAAAACATTTCAATCAGACAAAGCGCCGCACGCAAAGTGGACCGACTGCAGCAGTGATTCGTTATGATGATGAAAATGGCGGAGCACCTAAGGTTGTCGCACAAGGTAAAGGACAGCTCGCTAATCAAATTATTGATCTAGCGAAAAAGAATAATATTCATATGCAAGAAGACGCTACATTAGTTACCAATCTCCTGGATATGGACCTTGGTGATAATATTCCGCCACAATTATACTCTGTTATGGCAGAAATCCTTCTCTTGATTGAAGATATGGAAAAAAACTATTAAACAATCATCGACACAAACCGATAAAAGTATTGTACTAAGAAAATAAAGTCGGAGGTGGAAAGAGTTGACCACTTTCCTAACAAATGAAGCCTTACATCAGAAAACATCACAAGAATTAACCGCATTATTATATGAGGCATGTGTAACAAACTTAGAAGATGCCGTGACATTCATTCATGATAAAGACTTTATCGAAGCAAATGAAAAGCTTAAAAAAGCAAGTGATATCGTGCATCGTTTAGGAGCAGGTATTAACTATGAAGCTGGCATTATCGCCGATCAACTCGAACAAGTTTACAACTATATTGCTGATAAATTAGTCGAAGCCAACCTAACGAAGGATACGGCCATCATTCAAGAAGTGATCACACTTTTAGAGACGATCATGAGCACTTGGAACGAAGCGATGAAAAAGAAAAAAGACACGCAGCCGAAGATGATGAAACAAAAGGCAAGTGCATATGAATCTACAGCTATTTATCAAGATTAAAGGGGCGAACACATAATGAAAATTAATAATAACATTCAAGCATTAAATGCATACCGTAATTTAAATCAGAATCAATTTCAGACATCTAAGAATTTAGAAAAGCTTTCTTCAGGAATGCGTATTAACCGTGCAGCAGATGACGCAGCAGGTCTAGCGATTTCTGAGAAAATGCGTTCACAAATTCGTGGTCTGAAAATGGCAGAACGTAATGCGATGGATGGAATTTCTTTAATGCAAACGTCTGAAGGGGCGATGCAAGAAGTACATACAATGCTGCAACGTATGCGTGAATTGGCTGTTCAAGCAGCAAATGACACAAATACTGAGTATGACCGCGAGCAAATTCAAAAAGAGATTGATCAACTAAAATCTGAGGTTGATTCAATTTCTGAGAAGACAGAGTTTAATACACGTAAATTATTGAATGGATTTAGTGCGGTGTTGACTACGTATACGGATAACGATATAAACATACAAGGGTATCCTAATGTGACGGATGCTAGCTTGAAATCGGGAGATTATAAAGTTGACTTCACTGGTTTAGCTCCAGTTTATACAGTTACACAGCCATCTGCTGGATTAGGGTCTGATGTGGATGACATCACATTTTCAGAATTTGGAACAAATGCTACAGCGAACCCTATGAAGTTTGGAGAGTATACACTTTTAGTTCG
Above is a genomic segment from Bacillus sp. FJAT-45037 containing:
- the fliS gene encoding flagellar export chaperone FliS yields the protein MTTFLTNEALHQKTSQELTALLYEACVTNLEDAVTFIHDKDFIEANEKLKKASDIVHRLGAGINYEAGIIADQLEQVYNYIADKLVEANLTKDTAIIQEVITLLETIMSTWNEAMKKKKDTQPKMMKQKASAYESTAIYQD
- a CDS encoding EscU/YscU/HrcU family type III secretion system export apparatus switch protein, coding for MMVQKHFNQTKRRTQSGPTAAVIRYDDENGGAPKVVAQGKGQLANQIIDLAKKNNIHMQEDATLVTNLLDMDLGDNIPPQLYSVMAEILLLIEDMEKNY